GCTGATTATGAAACTAAAAAAAACCACCAACCTCTATCTTAGAGATTAGATGAGGTCAATACCTCTTTTGAGGGATCGTATAAGCTAACGATGTATTTTCGCTTACCAGAATTCAAAACTGGAATTTCGTCAACATAATCAACCTCAATTTGAGCATCGTCTCCTAATAAATGCTTCAGTATCTCAATCATAGATTCTGCTTCTGAGAATGTTTCGTTAACACAAAGACGGAGACGATAGTGGGTTCTATCCTCTTGAATCAACTGATACTGCTTCAATATACATGAAGGTGAAACATTTAATTTCTCAGAGAATATGGAACGCAATATAAAAGGCACAAGCCGTCGCCCCATAGTGTCATACAGCGTATCAGTGCGACGACCTTCTAAAGACTGAAGAATCGGAGTCATAAACTGAGAGCAGTCATTGGGAATAATCGAGCCTATGTCACCAGTATCGTAGCGGATCATCGGTAGCGCATAGTTGTAGAGATCGGTAACGACAATACGCCCCAGTGTACCCGGAGATACTGGTTCATCCCGATCCAAAGCAAGTATTTCAAAAAGATAGCTAGCAGTGTTGAGATGAAATCGGCCACAGGTAGAACATTCGTGCGCGAGTACACCACACTCTTGGTTGGAGTATCTTGATAAAATGCGACAGTCGAAAGCCTTGCGGATGGTATCTCGCATATTTGGATAAAGCGGCTCTGAAAGACACAGAACTCCCTTCACTCCAAAATCTTCCGGAGTATTTCCTTGGGAAATAGCATAGCGAGCAAGGTCATAAATGACGGAGGAGTATCCAAGAAGTATCTCGATCCGCTTGTCTTTTAGAAGTGTAAGGCGTTGTTGCTCGAAAGAAGCAACGTCTTGAATGCGAACATCAAACTTGACCTCGTTTTGCATGAAGAGTTTGACTGAGCTTTTTGGTATAGTTCGGAAAAAGCCGTGTCGACATCCAACACTATATCCAACAAGAGAATTAAAGTATATCAGTTCTGCCAATACTCGTTGGCGCTTACTTGAATTCTGAACGACTCGAAAAGGAGTTCCCGTCGAACCGCTAGTCTCCATTACGTTCAGTTTTTTGTCCTTGAAGACTGTTGACTCAAACCGTTCAAATGATTCCCTAATGATATTCTTATTAACTACAGGAAAGTCTTCAAGCTGACTATAAGCATCATAGTTTTTATAATAATCTGTTGTCTGAACTGCATGGTTTAAGAGTAATTGTAGCTGCCAGGCTTGATGTTCAGCCAGAAGAGATCCATCTGCTGTCACCTGTTGAATATTGCGAAGATGGGTATGGATAGGCGCACCCCGTAGATAATCTAGTCCCCAAAACAAAGCTTTGCGTGTAGTTGTAGTGATCATACAGTTCTGATTTTTTGATTGTTTAGGGTTTTACTTCCGAATCTATAGGCAGTCCTAACTGCTGTTGACGGGACTTAGCAAAATTACCTTCTAGATTATGAATATCAATATCGCTACGAGCAATTACTTTCCAAACAGTCATGAACAAGATGTAAAAATCTAATGCTAAGGACTGCTTCTCAACATACTGGATATCAAATTCTAGTCTGTCTTCCCATAACAACCTATTACGCCCATTAATTTGAGCTAATCCAGTGATTCCAGGAAGAACTGAATGGCGTTTACGCTCGCGTTCTGAATAATAAGGTAGATATTCAATAAGCAAGGGACGAGGTCCGATAAAAGACATATCTCCTTTCAATACACTCCAGAGTTGTGGAAGTTCGTCAAGGCTAGTTTTACGCAAAAACTTACCTAAATTTGTCAGTCGTTCAGTATCAGGCAATAACTTGCCATTAGTCCCACGTAAATCTGTCATCGTACGGAACTTATAGCAGGTAAAAATGCGAGTATCTTTACCGGGACGCTTTTGGGTAAATAAAATTGGGCTACCCATATTTATGTAGACAGCGATCGCAACACTCAGTAGCACAGGAGAAAGAATAATTAATGCGATCGCTGCGACAAATCTATCTAATATTGATTTGATAAATTTGCTAATCTTTTTTAGGCTATTACTCTGACAATTTTTATTTATCATAGATAAACCTCTGATTCAAATCCATTAGAAAATGATCAAAAACCGTAGCTAATACAGGAAGATTGTCAAAAACAAAATTAACTTAAAAATATTGTTTAATATTAGTACATTTATTAAAAATTATTAGATTAGCAATAACTTTTATTTTTCTAATAATTTATTTTTAATCACTAATTCTGAACAATAATTGCTAAGTTTGTAGAAGTCATGTATTCATTTCGATTCTCCCTTTATTACAATATTATTAGCTCTGTTTTACAGTCTAAATTAAGTAATAACAAAACTTCTAGCTATTCTTAGTAACTAATTTTATAAAATTAATTACAAATTGATTATTTACTAAGCAAAGTTTTTAGAAAGCTTGAACACAATTTATGTGTTATTCTATGTCATAAATTGTGTATAACTACTTATATTTACTTACCAA
This region of Nostoc sp. UHCC 0302 genomic DNA includes:
- a CDS encoding sugar transferase, translating into MINKNCQSNSLKKISKFIKSILDRFVAAIALIILSPVLLSVAIAVYINMGSPILFTQKRPGKDTRIFTCYKFRTMTDLRGTNGKLLPDTERLTNLGKFLRKTSLDELPQLWSVLKGDMSFIGPRPLLIEYLPYYSERERKRHSVLPGITGLAQINGRNRLLWEDRLEFDIQYVEKQSLALDFYILFMTVWKVIARSDIDIHNLEGNFAKSRQQQLGLPIDSEVKP